From Candidatus Atelocyanobacterium thalassa isolate ALOHA, a single genomic window includes:
- the rplB gene encoding 50S ribosomal protein L2, producing the protein MGIRSYRPYTPGTRQATVSDFAEITKRKPEKSLTKYKHNKKGRNNRGVITSRHRGGGHKRLYRIIDFRRDKYDIPAKVVAIEYDPNRNARLALLFYQDGEKRYILAPLGVTVGATLISGENSPYEIGNALPLHKIPLGSEVHNVELVPGKGGQMVRSAGAVAQLVAKDGNYVTLKLPSKEVRMVRRECYATMGRVGNIEARNITLGKAGRTRHLGRRPHVRGSVMNPVDHPHGGGEGRAPIGRSGPMTPWGKPALGAKTRNKNKASSRLIIRRRR; encoded by the coding sequence ATGGGTATTCGTTCCTATCGTCCGTACACTCCCGGAACCAGACAGGCGACCGTTTCAGATTTCGCTGAGATCACGAAACGTAAGCCCGAAAAATCGTTAACTAAGTATAAGCACAATAAGAAAGGACGTAATAATCGCGGTGTTATTACTAGTCGCCATCGTGGAGGTGGGCACAAGCGTCTCTATAGGATCATAGATTTTAGACGTGACAAATACGACATTCCTGCAAAAGTTGTTGCTATTGAGTATGATCCTAACCGCAATGCTCGTCTTGCTCTTTTATTTTATCAAGACGGGGAAAAACGCTATATCTTAGCTCCTCTGGGTGTTACGGTAGGCGCAACTTTAATATCTGGAGAAAATTCTCCTTACGAAATTGGTAACGCTTTACCACTACATAAAATTCCTTTAGGTTCAGAAGTACACAATGTAGAGTTGGTACCTGGAAAAGGTGGTCAAATGGTTCGTTCAGCAGGAGCCGTAGCCCAGCTCGTCGCTAAAGACGGGAACTATGTAACTCTAAAGTTACCCTCGAAAGAGGTACGTATGGTGCGCAGAGAATGCTATGCCACTATGGGGCGTGTAGGTAATATTGAAGCTAGAAATATTACATTAGGCAAGGCTGGAAGAACAAGACATTTAGGACGGAGACCTCATGTTAGAGGAAGCGTTATGAATCCGGTAGACCACCCACATGGTGGTGGAGAGGGACGTGCCCCTATTGGAAGAAGTGGGCCTATGACTCCTTGGGGTAAACCTGCTCTAGGAGCAAAAACTCGCAATAAAAATAAAGCCAGTTCACGTCTTATTATACGCCGCCGTCGTTAA
- a CDS encoding carbohydrate ABC transporter permease, translating to MKWGKNSNYIILNVSIFFITSFFLIPVIWQVLTSIKTSEDISTIPNIYFPKLITFEHYVELFKRRPFVLYIFNSIFVSTISTIICLVIGSPAAYILARINIHSKNLILILISIVSLFPYVLLFLGLLETIRFLNLGNNYLALIIPYSGINLPLTILIMRSFFQKLPKELEDAARIDGYKIIPMLTQILLPLTFPALVTTGILTFIFTWNEYIFSLTFITRETMKTIPVATAQIGGSSVFEIPYGPISAATVLGTFPLILLVFFFQKRIVAGLTAGAVKG from the coding sequence ATGAAATGGGGTAAAAATAGCAATTATATAATTCTTAATGTCAGTATCTTTTTTATAACTTCTTTTTTTTTAATACCAGTGATATGGCAAGTTTTAACGTCTATAAAAACTAGTGAAGATATTTCTACCATACCTAATATTTATTTTCCAAAACTTATAACTTTTGAGCACTATGTAGAGTTATTTAAACGACGTCCTTTTGTTCTTTACATTTTTAACAGTATTTTTGTTTCTACAATATCTACAATTATATGCTTAGTAATTGGCTCTCCAGCTGCTTATATACTTGCGAGAATAAATATTCATAGTAAAAACCTGATTCTTATATTAATTTCAATAGTGTCTTTGTTCCCTTATGTTTTATTATTTTTAGGATTATTAGAAACAATAAGATTTTTAAATTTAGGAAATAATTATTTAGCTTTAATCATTCCATATTCTGGAATTAATTTACCGCTAACAATTTTAATAATGCGTAGTTTTTTTCAAAAATTACCAAAAGAATTGGAAGATGCAGCTCGCATAGACGGTTATAAAATCATCCCAATGCTAACTCAAATTTTATTACCTTTAACTTTTCCTGCTCTAGTTACAACAGGAATTTTGACGTTTATCTTTACATGGAATGAATATATATTTTCTTTGACTTTTATAACTCGCGAAACAATGAAAACTATTCCTGTCGCAACGGCTCAAATTGGAGGTTCAAGTGTTTTTGAAATTCCATATGGCCCAATATCAGCCGCTACAGTTTTAGGAACCTTCCCGCTAATTTTACTAGTTTTCTTTTTCCAAAAAAGAATTGTAGCAGGACTAACAGCTGGTGCAGTTAAAGGATGA
- a CDS encoding thylakoid membrane photosystem I accumulation factor gives MAIAKFNHKFISIILVEVCLFFLLFLGISPSQALASMYDDHFDGNVFIVYAGNGSLVPAKTTLHDSLKRQIPTVIVYYLDDSPNSKQFAATVSKIQEFYGRAANIIPVTVDSIPVKDTYTKEELGYYYQDVVPQIVILDSHGQKALDVKGQVDYEVIDDALREIFDLLPRSESIELKRLS, from the coding sequence ATGGCAATAGCTAAATTTAACCATAAATTTATTTCAATAATATTAGTAGAAGTTTGTCTTTTTTTCTTACTTTTTTTAGGGATAAGTCCTAGTCAAGCATTAGCTAGTATGTATGATGATCATTTTGATGGAAATGTTTTCATAGTTTATGCTGGTAATGGTTCTTTAGTGCCAGCAAAAACAACCTTACATGATTCTTTAAAACGTCAAATTCCAACAGTTATTGTTTATTATTTAGACGATAGTCCTAATTCTAAGCAATTTGCTGCAACTGTTTCAAAAATACAGGAGTTTTATGGTCGAGCAGCTAATATCATACCTGTTACAGTCGACAGTATTCCTGTAAAAGATACATATACTAAAGAAGAACTAGGATATTACTATCAAGATGTTGTACCTCAGATAGTGATTTTAGATAGTCACGGGCAGAAAGCTCTCGACGTTAAAGGACAAGTAGATTACGAAGTAATAGATGATGCCTTACGAGAAATATTTGATTTATTACCACGTTCTGAATCTATAGAATTGAAACGTCTATCTTGA
- a CDS encoding 50S ribosomal protein L23, producing the protein MTKNKYNPRHLADLILKPIITEKATTLLEQNKYVFNVLPKATKPEIKAAIEDLFEVKVIGVNTSLPPRKKRRVGKFIGHKSLYKRAIVTLKEGNTINLFPDT; encoded by the coding sequence ATGACTAAAAATAAATATAATCCTCGTCATTTAGCTGATTTAATACTTAAACCTATTATTACCGAAAAGGCTACTACGCTTTTAGAGCAAAATAAATATGTTTTTAATGTATTGCCTAAAGCTACAAAGCCAGAAATAAAAGCTGCAATTGAAGATTTGTTTGAAGTTAAAGTGATTGGGGTCAACACTAGTCTTCCTCCACGGAAAAAACGCCGTGTTGGCAAATTTATTGGTCATAAATCTTTGTACAAAAGAGCGATTGTGACTTTGAAAGAAGGAAATACGATTAACTTATTTCCTGACACATAA
- the map gene encoding type I methionyl aminopeptidase, protein MQIKSDTEIKTIRHSSYIVFKILNEIKEIIKPGITTKDIDSYAEYRIKEMDAKPSFKGYCGYSHSICISINNEVSHGIPSNQRTILSGDIVKVDIGVYYQGFHGDSCITIPIEKVSLEALCLIKAAEEALYAGIKKVKEGNYVSDIAAAITKVVDTYEYTVVEEYTGHGIGYNLHEEPVIFSSLSQQIFDTNLKAGMIFTIEPIVNQKSKYTKILPNGWTAITVDTGLSAQFEHTVLVTHEGYEILTH, encoded by the coding sequence ATGCAGATTAAATCAGATACAGAAATTAAGACAATAAGGCATTCTTCTTATATTGTTTTTAAAATTCTGAATGAAATTAAAGAAATTATAAAGCCTGGTATTACCACAAAAGATATAGACTCTTATGCTGAGTACAGAATTAAAGAAATGGATGCCAAACCTAGTTTTAAAGGTTATTGTGGATACTCTCATTCAATTTGCATAAGTATTAATAACGAGGTAAGTCATGGTATTCCAAGTAATCAGAGAACAATCCTATCTGGTGATATTGTAAAAGTAGATATAGGTGTATATTATCAAGGATTTCATGGAGATTCTTGTATTACAATTCCTATTGAGAAAGTTTCATTAGAGGCACTTTGTTTAATCAAAGCTGCCGAAGAGGCCCTATACGCAGGTATTAAAAAAGTTAAAGAAGGAAATTACGTATCAGATATAGCAGCTGCTATTACAAAGGTTGTTGATACATATGAATATACGGTAGTAGAAGAATATACAGGCCATGGCATAGGTTATAATTTACACGAAGAACCAGTAATATTTAGTTCTTTATCTCAACAAATTTTTGATACCAACTTAAAAGCTGGAATGATATTTACGATTGAACCAATAGTAAATCAAAAATCAAAATATACTAAAATATTGCCAAATGGCTGGACTGCAATAACTGTTGATACTGGTTTGTCTGCACAATTTGAACATACAGTTTTAGTAACACATGAAGGATATGAAATTCTAACTCATTAA
- a CDS encoding calcium/sodium antiporter, translating to MSFILVFGLLVAGIILLMVGAEVLVRGAADITSSLGVSPLVVGLTIVSYGTSSPEMAVAIQSSLAGQADLALGNVIGSNIFNILVILGISSLTIPLIVARQLTRLDVPIMIGVSILTFFFGLDRTIHRSDGIILLIGGIVYTAFLIYKGAKESSNSNANSNENKTAPLSFSRFSKDIVFILLGAGCLVLGSQWLVDSATEIARKFGVSDLIIGLTIVATGTSLPELATSAVAAYKGERDIAVGNVIGSNIFNILTVLAICAIASPTGVPVSDAALHFDLPVMIAIELACLPIFFTDHIIRRWEGFLFLSYYVAYTTYLVLYSTGHHGLPVFGSIMSFFVIPITILTLTILMLNSYRKKQKKDIG from the coding sequence ATGAGTTTTATCTTAGTTTTTGGTTTATTAGTGGCTGGAATTATTCTGTTAATGGTCGGTGCAGAAGTTTTAGTCAGAGGGGCTGCTGATATAACTTCAAGTCTAGGAGTTTCCCCTTTGGTTGTAGGTTTAACTATTGTTTCTTACGGGACTAGTTCTCCAGAAATGGCAGTAGCTATCCAGTCAAGCTTAGCAGGTCAGGCAGATCTAGCCCTGGGAAATGTTATTGGTAGTAATATTTTTAATATTTTAGTTATTTTAGGAATATCTTCTTTAACTATTCCGTTAATAGTTGCTCGACAATTAACTCGTTTAGATGTTCCAATTATGATTGGAGTATCAATCTTAACTTTTTTCTTTGGATTAGATCGTACAATACATCGTTCTGATGGAATTATTTTACTTATTGGTGGTATTGTTTACACGGCTTTCCTAATTTATAAGGGAGCGAAAGAATCAAGTAATTCGAATGCTAATAGTAATGAAAATAAAACCGCACCCTTATCCTTTAGTCGATTTAGTAAAGATATCGTATTTATTTTATTAGGTGCAGGATGTCTAGTATTAGGCTCTCAGTGGTTAGTTGATAGTGCAACGGAAATTGCACGTAAATTTGGAGTAAGCGATTTGATAATCGGCTTAACAATTGTAGCTACAGGAACATCTTTACCTGAATTGGCAACTTCAGCAGTAGCTGCATACAAAGGAGAAAGAGACATTGCTGTAGGAAATGTTATTGGCAGTAATATTTTTAATATTTTAACTGTACTAGCCATTTGTGCAATAGCATCACCAACAGGAGTTCCTGTGTCCGATGCTGCTTTACATTTTGATTTACCGGTAATGATAGCAATTGAGTTAGCATGCCTACCTATTTTTTTTACAGATCATATTATTAGACGCTGGGAAGGTTTTTTATTCCTAAGCTATTATGTTGCCTATACAACATATTTAGTACTATATTCAACAGGACACCATGGACTACCTGTTTTTGGAAGTATTATGTCATTTTTCGTAATTCCTATTACCATACTAACTTTAACCATCTTAATGTTGAATAGTTACAGAAAAAAACAGAAAAAAGATATTGGATAA
- a CDS encoding carbohydrate ABC transporter permease, with the protein MKNENQTAWLIMLPALLLLIFVFIYPIASAFLLSLFTKNLGTQLEPVFSGLSNYFRMSRDGRFLQAIWNTSVFTTISVTLELILGMILALILNQTFFGRSAVRVISMIPWALPTAIMGLAWAWIFNDQYGVVNDILQRLGVIHTGINWLGNPTLAMLVLIIADVWKTTPFLGIILLSGLQSIPQDLYEAHSIDGAKPWQSFCQITLPLIMPQVLIAVLFRFAQAFGVFDLVQVMTGGGPAGATETVSIYIYATVMRYLDFGYGATLVVITFLLLIVIVGLVGVLLLSFKKDR; encoded by the coding sequence ATGAAAAATGAAAATCAAACAGCTTGGTTAATAATGCTTCCAGCATTGCTTCTGTTGATTTTTGTATTTATTTATCCAATTGCAAGTGCATTTTTATTAAGTTTATTCACTAAAAACCTTGGAACCCAGTTGGAACCTGTTTTCTCAGGATTATCTAATTATTTTCGAATGTCAAGAGATGGACGATTTTTACAAGCCATCTGGAATACATCTGTATTCACTACAATAAGCGTTACTTTAGAGTTGATTTTAGGAATGATTTTGGCCTTAATTTTAAACCAAACTTTTTTTGGTAGAAGTGCCGTTAGAGTTATTTCTATGATTCCTTGGGCATTACCAACTGCAATAATGGGATTAGCTTGGGCATGGATCTTTAATGATCAATATGGAGTCGTTAACGATATCTTGCAACGCTTAGGCGTCATTCATACTGGAATTAATTGGTTAGGTAATCCAACTTTAGCAATGCTTGTTTTGATTATTGCAGATGTCTGGAAAACAACTCCATTTCTTGGTATCATCCTATTATCGGGCTTACAATCAATTCCACAAGACTTATACGAAGCGCATTCTATAGATGGCGCAAAACCTTGGCAAAGTTTTTGCCAAATTACTTTGCCTTTGATTATGCCCCAGGTATTAATTGCGGTATTGTTTAGATTTGCTCAAGCTTTTGGCGTATTTGATTTGGTTCAAGTTATGACAGGAGGAGGTCCTGCCGGAGCGACAGAAACTGTTTCAATTTATATTTATGCAACGGTTATGAGATATCTAGACTTTGGTTATGGTGCCACTCTAGTTGTAATAACTTTTTTATTATTAATAGTAATTGTTGGACTTGTTGGAGTTTTGTTACTAAGTTTTAAAAAAGATAGATAA
- a CDS encoding J domain-containing protein, which produces MHTKNNCNKTNISQQDVKHSVLSYESLQNLFPNSYYAVLGVHPSTSISEIRKIYRELSKLYHPDTTVLSPSLAKLEFQRLNESYQILSNPQKRLFHDVKIGYIYLNTIQNPIKSSLDIKKHQYSSAYLDPYDRSLSGGEIFAVLVLGFTILGCLILSIVITILKKNGVTLHIM; this is translated from the coding sequence ATGCATACAAAGAATAATTGTAACAAGACTAACATTAGTCAACAAGATGTGAAGCATTCAGTGCTTAGCTATGAATCTCTTCAAAATCTTTTTCCTAATAGTTATTATGCTGTTTTGGGAGTTCATCCATCTACTTCAATATCGGAAATTCGTAAGATATATAGGGAATTGAGTAAACTATATCACCCTGATACTACGGTTTTATCTCCTTCTTTAGCAAAGTTAGAATTTCAACGCCTCAATGAATCTTATCAAATATTAAGTAATCCTCAAAAAAGACTATTTCATGATGTAAAAATTGGTTACATTTATTTAAATACTATACAAAACCCAATTAAAAGTTCTTTGGATATAAAGAAACATCAATATTCTTCAGCATACTTAGATCCTTATGATCGTTCTTTATCTGGAGGAGAAATTTTTGCTGTCTTAGTTTTAGGATTTACTATTTTAGGATGTTTAATATTATCTATTGTTATCACTATTTTAAAGAAAAATGGAGTAACTTTACATATAATGTAA
- the rplC gene encoding 50S ribosomal protein L3, producing MAIGLLGTKLGMTQIFDDETGAAIPVTVMKVGPCTITQIKTSDTDGYNAIQIGYSEVKEKALVKPELGHLKKAGASPLRHLKEYRVDDIQPYQLGETVNVDLFNTGDLVDVTGTSMGRGFAGYQKRHNFKRGNMTHGSKSHRLPGSTGAGTTPGRVYPGKKMAGQYGASKVTTRRLKVVQIDAECNLLLIKGAIPGKPGGLLNITPATIVGK from the coding sequence GTGGCTATTGGTCTTCTAGGTACCAAACTCGGTATGACCCAGATATTTGATGACGAAACAGGAGCTGCTATTCCTGTAACAGTCATGAAAGTAGGTCCTTGTACCATTACTCAAATTAAAACGTCCGATACAGATGGCTACAATGCTATTCAGATCGGTTATTCAGAAGTTAAAGAAAAAGCTTTAGTTAAGCCAGAGCTAGGCCACTTAAAAAAAGCCGGAGCCTCGCCTTTACGCCACCTTAAAGAATATCGTGTCGACGATATACAACCTTATCAGCTGGGAGAAACAGTTAATGTTGATCTCTTTAATACAGGTGATTTGGTAGATGTTACAGGGACGTCTATGGGAAGAGGTTTTGCTGGTTACCAAAAACGTCATAATTTTAAGCGTGGCAATATGACTCACGGGTCAAAAAGTCATCGACTACCTGGTTCTACAGGTGCAGGAACAACTCCTGGAAGAGTTTATCCTGGTAAGAAAATGGCTGGCCAATATGGCGCCAGTAAAGTTACTACTCGTCGTCTAAAAGTTGTTCAAATAGATGCTGAGTGTAATCTTTTGCTAATTAAAGGAGCTATTCCTGGAAAACCAGGAGGACTTCTAAATATCACACCAGCTACAATTGTTGGTAAATAA
- the rplD gene encoding 50S ribosomal protein L4, with product MVDCNVKNWQGELVGQVTLNLKVAKEESSAHLLHRAVVRHLANARQGNACSKTRAEVRGGGRKPWRQKGTGRARAGSIRSPLWRGGGVIFGPKPRDFSLKMNRKERRLALRTAISSRIEDLIIVKDFIEQFPDPKTKHFTAALTRWGVESRKKVALILLETDNNIYLSVRNLSYVKILRADSLNIYDLLNADKIVMTSEALVKIQEVYND from the coding sequence ATGGTTGATTGTAACGTTAAAAACTGGCAAGGAGAACTAGTGGGACAAGTTACTTTAAACTTAAAAGTAGCGAAAGAAGAAAGTTCAGCTCACTTGTTACACCGCGCAGTAGTTAGACATCTTGCTAATGCTCGCCAAGGTAATGCTTGTAGCAAAACCAGGGCAGAGGTAAGAGGTGGTGGTCGCAAACCCTGGCGACAAAAAGGTACGGGAAGAGCCAGAGCAGGTTCTATTCGTTCTCCTCTATGGAGAGGGGGTGGAGTTATCTTTGGTCCTAAGCCAAGAGACTTTAGCCTAAAAATGAATCGGAAAGAAAGACGATTAGCTTTAAGAACTGCTATCAGTAGTAGAATTGAAGACCTAATTATAGTTAAAGATTTTATTGAGCAGTTTCCCGATCCAAAGACTAAGCACTTTACCGCAGCGTTAACTCGTTGGGGAGTAGAATCTAGGAAAAAAGTAGCTTTAATTCTTTTAGAAACAGATAATAATATTTATTTATCAGTCCGTAATCTTTCATATGTGAAAATCTTACGAGCAGATAGTCTAAATATCTATGATTTACTTAATGCAGATAAGATTGTCATGACCTCTGAAGCTTTAGTAAAAATCCAGGAGGTTTACAATGACTAA
- the glmM gene encoding phosphoglucosamine mutase, giving the protein MKNIKIICYSNLSNQSFYSLNTPLFGTDGIRGKAGDLLTASFAVQLGFWAGEVLKSEKTVPGPIIIGQDSRNSSDMLAMSIASGLASTGIDVWYLGLCPTPCVAYITNTSEAIGGIMISASHNPPEDNGIKFFDTNGIKLSTAISQKIEEGLRGELLPTVSQKKLWGKILYKNNLINNYYDFLRKSLPPSFSCRGMRIVLDLAWGASVNIAPNIFKQLDATVFSLHEEPKGELINVNCGSTNLKLLQQAVEKYKADIGFAFDGDADRVMAVDNTGQIVDGDFILFLWGKYLMQKGNLPDNLLVTTIMANLGFEKAWEKLGGTLIRTPVGDRYVQAKMIETGAKLGGEQSGHIICHNHGISGDGIQTSLQICSLLQQSETSLSKLVENSFKPYPQILHNIRFKDRNSLNLWKDCEALQKGIEVAKQSMKSNGRVLVRASGTEPLLRIMIESESSDIAQYWINYLVSIVEKYLNIK; this is encoded by the coding sequence TTGAAGAACATAAAAATCATTTGTTATAGTAATTTGTCTAATCAATCTTTCTATTCTCTTAATACGCCTTTATTTGGAACAGATGGAATCCGTGGAAAGGCTGGAGATTTGTTGACAGCTTCATTTGCAGTTCAATTAGGTTTTTGGGCTGGAGAAGTGTTGAAGTCAGAAAAAACTGTTCCAGGACCCATAATTATTGGTCAAGACTCTCGCAATTCAAGTGACATGTTAGCTATGTCAATAGCTTCAGGCTTAGCTTCCACAGGAATCGATGTATGGTATTTAGGGCTATGTCCTACACCTTGCGTAGCTTACATAACGAATACAAGCGAAGCAATAGGAGGAATAATGATTTCTGCAAGTCATAACCCGCCTGAAGATAATGGAATTAAGTTTTTTGATACTAATGGAATTAAACTTTCTACTGCTATATCTCAAAAGATAGAAGAAGGATTACGAGGGGAGCTACTACCAACTGTAAGTCAAAAAAAATTATGGGGTAAAATTTTATATAAAAATAATTTAATCAATAATTATTATGATTTTTTAAGGAAAAGTCTTCCCCCATCTTTTAGTTGTAGAGGAATGAGAATAGTTTTAGATTTAGCTTGGGGAGCCTCAGTTAATATTGCTCCAAATATATTCAAACAATTAGACGCTACAGTATTTTCTTTGCATGAAGAACCAAAAGGAGAGTTGATTAATGTTAACTGTGGTTCAACTAATTTAAAATTATTACAACAGGCAGTTGAAAAATATAAAGCTGATATCGGATTTGCTTTTGATGGAGATGCTGATAGAGTCATGGCTGTTGATAATACAGGTCAAATTGTAGATGGAGACTTCATATTATTTTTGTGGGGTAAATACCTTATGCAAAAGGGAAATCTTCCTGATAATTTATTGGTTACCACCATAATGGCAAATCTAGGTTTTGAAAAAGCTTGGGAGAAGCTAGGAGGTACTTTAATACGTACACCTGTTGGCGACCGTTATGTTCAAGCAAAAATGATAGAAACTGGTGCTAAATTAGGTGGTGAGCAATCTGGGCATATAATTTGTCATAATCACGGAATTTCAGGAGATGGTATACAAACATCTCTTCAAATATGCTCACTACTTCAACAATCAGAAACATCTTTATCTAAATTAGTCGAAAACAGTTTTAAGCCTTATCCTCAAATTCTACATAATATTAGATTTAAAGATAGAAACTCACTAAACCTTTGGAAAGATTGCGAGGCATTGCAAAAAGGGATTGAAGTTGCAAAACAGTCTATGAAATCTAACGGACGAGTATTAGTAAGGGCCTCAGGTACAGAACCTTTACTTCGTATTATGATCGAATCAGAATCTTCTGATATTGCTCAATATTGGATTAATTATTTAGTATCGATAGTTGAAAAGTATTTAAATATCAAATAA
- a CDS encoding R3H domain-containing nucleic acid-binding protein: MAFIPQQNSSQPIQINDELNQLLDVLPPNICHYIKNHSECNHLIEVVMDLGRLPEARFPEYSVYLGATLISATDLEYTIQKIGAFSSDNRAGIEKTLHRISAIRNRKGSIIGLTCRVGRAVFGTISIIKDLIETGKSILLLGRPGVGKTTALREIARVLADDFHKRVVIIDTSNEIAGDSDVPHSSIGRARRMQVSAPELQHRVMIEAVENHMPEVIVIDEIGTELEALAARTIAERGVQLVGTAHGNEIENLMKNPTLSDLVGGIQSVTLGDEEAKRRGCQKTVLERKAPPTFEIAIEILERQKWNIHQDVACAIDSLLRNRKPNTEIRTVSQNGEVSIDHQKSNDEQLLKTFEHNPFNVVTQPKGWRASGKMVPIPTLESKSVDKLNETLEFDRLLDASWYQFYDKDKEDKMKISGPNGEDLPIHIYPYGIGRFQLEQVIKILRLPIVVTKDLDNADVVIALRSYLKNQSKLRQVAKMRQIPIHGIKSNTVPQITRTLQKLLGINETQVSEIRDLHLFTKGDEDDELEALEEARLAIEQIVLPKCQPVELLPRSAKVRGMQHELIEHYHLHSDSFGEEPNRRLRIYPT; this comes from the coding sequence GTGGCATTTATACCTCAACAAAATTCATCCCAGCCTATTCAAATCAACGATGAACTAAATCAACTTCTAGATGTTCTACCGCCAAATATTTGTCATTATATAAAAAATCACTCAGAGTGTAATCACCTAATAGAAGTAGTTATGGACTTAGGAAGATTGCCAGAAGCTCGCTTCCCTGAATATTCTGTTTATTTAGGAGCAACTTTAATTTCTGCTACTGATCTAGAGTACACCATTCAAAAAATAGGGGCTTTTAGTAGTGATAATCGTGCAGGAATTGAAAAAACCTTGCATCGGATCAGTGCTATTCGTAATAGGAAAGGAAGTATTATTGGATTAACTTGTCGCGTAGGAAGAGCTGTTTTCGGTACCATATCGATAATTAAAGATTTAATAGAAACGGGAAAATCGATTCTTTTACTAGGTAGACCAGGTGTTGGTAAAACAACTGCGTTACGTGAAATTGCAAGAGTTCTTGCTGATGATTTTCACAAGCGAGTTGTCATTATAGATACCTCAAATGAAATTGCTGGGGATAGTGATGTACCCCATTCCTCGATCGGCAGAGCAAGAAGAATGCAAGTGTCTGCACCTGAGCTACAGCATAGAGTAATGATTGAAGCAGTTGAAAATCATATGCCAGAAGTAATAGTTATCGACGAAATTGGAACAGAACTGGAAGCTTTGGCTGCTCGTACTATTGCTGAGAGAGGTGTCCAGTTAGTTGGCACAGCTCATGGTAATGAAATTGAAAACTTAATGAAAAACCCAACTCTTTCTGATTTAGTAGGAGGAATTCAATCTGTTACATTGGGAGATGAAGAAGCAAAGCGAAGAGGTTGCCAGAAGACTGTTTTGGAGCGTAAGGCTCCTCCTACTTTCGAAATCGCAATTGAAATATTAGAACGTCAAAAATGGAACATTCATCAAGATGTAGCCTGTGCTATTGATTCTTTATTACGTAACAGAAAGCCCAATACTGAGATAAGAACGGTGAGTCAGAATGGAGAAGTTAGTATTGATCATCAAAAGTCTAATGATGAGCAACTTTTAAAAACATTTGAGCATAATCCTTTTAATGTTGTCACACAACCAAAAGGCTGGAGAGCTTCGGGTAAGATGGTTCCCATACCAACTCTTGAAAGTAAAAGTGTAGATAAGTTAAATGAAACATTAGAGTTTGATAGACTATTAGATGCTTCTTGGTATCAGTTTTACGACAAAGACAAAGAAGACAAGATGAAAATATCTGGTCCAAACGGAGAAGATCTTCCTATTCATATTTATCCTTATGGGATAGGTAGATTTCAGTTAGAGCAGGTAATTAAAATTCTTCGACTACCAATTGTAGTAACAAAAGATTTAGATAATGCTGATGTAGTTATTGCATTACGTTCATATTTGAAAAACCAATCAAAATTACGTCAAGTAGCCAAGATGAGACAAATTCCTATCCATGGAATAAAGTCAAATACTGTTCCTCAAATTACTCGTACTTTACAAAAATTACTAGGAATTAATGAAACGCAAGTTTCTGAGATAAGAGACTTGCACCTATTTACTAAAGGAGATGAAGATGATGAACTGGAAGCTTTAGAAGAAGCAAGATTAGCAATTGAACAAATCGTTTTACCAAAATGTCAGCCAGTAGAGCTATTACCAAGATCGGCTAAAGTTAGGGGTATGCAACATGAACTAATTGAGCATTACCATTTACATTCAGATAGTTTTGGAGAAGAACCTAATCGTAGGCTAAGAATTTATCCTACTTAA